From the Acinetobacter wanghuae genome, one window contains:
- a CDS encoding urease accessory protein UreD has translation MNSAVETSHHPPCKLWFARLELGFELDASQQRSVLQHRKHEGPVRVQKMLWPEKTGVCHAIIVHPPAGIAGGDHLSFDMNIGASAHALVTTPGAGKWYKTNLKQAYQHIHIQVAEQGIFEWLPQETMLFDGAHAHTSTTIHLDQTASFISWDMLVIGRQARLEEFAQGSYHSRFFLYREQKLLVTDQLRFAGNDRWLKSCLGMNGHAVMGSLWAVAPEQYRNSQVLKAHLELVRELIMRMDIRVTTTLLDDVICARYLGDDVRACHDVFAAIRARLRKYWFGLDEEFPRIWRT, from the coding sequence ATGAATAGCGCCGTTGAGACATCTCACCATCCACCTTGCAAACTTTGGTTTGCACGTCTAGAGCTAGGTTTTGAGTTGGATGCAAGCCAGCAACGCAGTGTGCTTCAACATCGAAAGCATGAAGGTCCTGTACGTGTTCAAAAAATGTTGTGGCCAGAAAAAACTGGGGTTTGTCACGCCATTATTGTCCATCCACCCGCGGGGATTGCCGGAGGTGACCACTTAAGTTTTGATATGAATATTGGCGCATCGGCACATGCGTTAGTGACAACACCGGGGGCTGGGAAATGGTACAAAACCAATCTCAAACAAGCCTATCAACATATTCATATTCAAGTGGCTGAGCAGGGCATTTTTGAATGGCTGCCACAAGAAACCATGCTGTTTGATGGTGCACATGCACATACGTCCACCACCATTCATTTGGATCAAACTGCAAGTTTCATTAGTTGGGATATGTTGGTAATCGGACGTCAGGCACGCTTGGAGGAATTTGCACAAGGCAGTTATCACAGTCGCTTTTTTCTCTATCGTGAGCAAAAGTTATTGGTGACAGATCAGCTTCGTTTTGCAGGTAATGATCGCTGGTTAAAGTCTTGCTTAGGCATGAATGGACATGCGGTCATGGGCAGCTTATGGGCAGTTGCACCAGAGCAATACCGCAATAGCCAAGTCTTAAAAGCACATCTTGAACTTGTCCGTGAACTGATTATGCGTATGGATATACGTGTCACAACAACACTCCTTGATGATGTTATTTGTGCCCGTTACTTAGGCGATGATGTCCGCGCTTGTCATGATGTTTTTGCTGCGATACGTGCTCGATTGCGTAAATACTGGTTTGGTTTAGATGAAGAATTTCCAAGAATTTGGCGGACTTGA
- a CDS encoding urease subunit beta: MIPGEVFTADTDIEMNVGRQVIKITVANTGDRPIQIGSHFHFFEANDALSFDRDLTKGYRLNIAAGTAVRFEPGQSRDVELVALVGKREVYGFAGRVMGKLD; the protein is encoded by the coding sequence ATGATTCCCGGGGAAGTTTTTACAGCAGATACTGACATCGAAATGAATGTAGGGCGTCAGGTGATCAAGATTACTGTAGCCAATACAGGAGATCGACCCATTCAAATAGGCTCACATTTTCATTTTTTTGAAGCCAATGATGCTTTAAGTTTTGATCGTGATTTAACGAAAGGCTATCGTTTAAATATTGCAGCAGGCACAGCGGTACGTTTTGAACCGGGGCAAAGCCGTGATGTAGAACTGGTTGCACTGGTCGGAAAACGCGAAGTTTACGGTTTTGCCGGTCGTGTGATGGGTAAATTGGATTAA
- a CDS encoding long-chain-fatty-acid--CoA ligase yields MLGNMMFQPLLISSMIEHAGRYHADTQVISKNTDTNMTITNWGEVHQNSKRFANALSALGLAHADRVATIAWNNHRHLESWYAISGSGLVCHTINPRLFPEQLVFIINDASDRVVLFDKTFTPLIKAVKPLLTKVEHFICLDAADDAIREAIPEVKFYDDLIAEQPATFDWPLLNENAASSLCYTSGTTGHPKGVLYSHRSTVLHSYGIIMPDSLNLSAREIMLPVVPMFHVNAWGTPYAAAMVGCTLVLPGPGLDGASLVSLIDTYKVSVALGVPTIWQGLIAAAMQSGSTLESLKRNVVGGSACPPSMLKTFKEQFNCETIHAWGMTETSPLGSANQIKAKHLGLSEEERFNLRLSQGRPPFGVDLRLTDAENGTHEIARDGVTTGNLQIKGSWILNNYFGKEESALTADGWFDTGDIATLDADGFLKISDRSKDLIKSGGEWISSVDLENMAMGHPEIAMAAVIAAEHPKWDERPILIAIKKPESQLTEEEVLEFYADKVAKWQIPDKVIFVDAIPLSGTGKMLKKDLREQFGRVLLES; encoded by the coding sequence ATGCTTGGTAATATGATGTTTCAACCGCTATTGATTAGCAGCATGATTGAACATGCGGGTCGTTATCATGCCGATACTCAAGTCATTTCTAAAAATACAGATACCAATATGACCATCACCAATTGGGGTGAGGTTCATCAAAATTCGAAACGTTTTGCCAACGCGTTATCTGCTTTAGGATTAGCCCATGCCGATCGTGTGGCAACCATTGCATGGAATAATCATCGTCACTTAGAGTCTTGGTATGCCATTTCAGGCAGTGGCTTGGTCTGTCATACCATTAATCCACGTTTATTCCCCGAACAATTGGTCTTTATCATTAATGATGCATCCGATCGCGTAGTGTTATTTGATAAAACGTTTACGCCATTGATTAAAGCGGTGAAGCCACTTCTTACTAAAGTCGAGCATTTCATTTGTTTAGATGCAGCAGACGACGCAATCCGTGAAGCCATACCAGAAGTGAAATTCTATGATGATTTGATTGCAGAGCAGCCAGCCACATTTGATTGGCCATTACTCAATGAAAATGCCGCGAGTTCGCTCTGTTATACCTCAGGCACCACAGGTCATCCAAAAGGTGTGTTGTATAGCCATCGTTCAACTGTATTGCATAGCTATGGCATTATTATGCCGGACTCACTTAATCTATCAGCACGTGAAATTATGCTGCCTGTTGTGCCGATGTTCCATGTCAATGCATGGGGAACACCGTATGCCGCAGCGATGGTGGGATGTACATTGGTGCTGCCAGGACCGGGTTTAGACGGCGCGAGTTTAGTGAGCTTAATTGATACCTATAAAGTATCCGTGGCGCTTGGTGTTCCGACCATTTGGCAAGGCTTAATTGCAGCAGCCATGCAATCAGGTTCAACACTTGAAAGCTTGAAACGTAATGTCGTAGGCGGTTCTGCATGCCCACCATCAATGCTCAAAACCTTTAAAGAACAATTTAATTGCGAAACGATTCACGCATGGGGCATGACGGAAACTAGTCCTTTAGGCTCAGCGAACCAAATTAAAGCCAAGCATTTAGGCCTTTCAGAAGAAGAACGTTTCAATCTTCGCTTATCGCAAGGTCGTCCGCCATTTGGGGTCGATTTACGCTTAACCGATGCTGAAAATGGCACACATGAAATTGCACGTGATGGCGTCACCACGGGTAACTTACAGATTAAAGGATCATGGATTTTAAACAATTATTTTGGCAAAGAAGAATCAGCACTGACTGCAGACGGATGGTTTGATACTGGTGATATTGCCACTTTAGATGCCGATGGTTTCTTAAAAATTAGCGATCGCTCTAAAGATCTTATTAAATCGGGCGGTGAGTGGATTTCATCGGTTGATTTAGAAAACATGGCAATGGGACATCCTGAAATTGCGATGGCTGCGGTCATTGCAGCTGAACATCCGAAGTGGGACGAACGTCCGATCCTCATTGCCATTAAAAAGCCTGAATCACAATTGACTGAAGAGGAAGTTCTCGAGTTTTACGCAGATAAAGTTGCGAAATGGCAGATTCCAGACAAGGTCATCTTTGTTGATGCTATTCCTTTAAGTGGAACAGGCAAAATGCTGAAAAAAGATCTGCGTGAGCAATTTGGGCGTGTCTTACTCGAATCTTAA
- the ureC gene encoding urease subunit alpha produces the protein MKMSRRAYAEMFGPTVGDRVRLADTELFIEVEQDFTTYGEEVKFGGGKVIRDGMGQSQLLAEDVADTVITNALIVDWWGIVKADVGLKNGRIWKIGKAGNPDIQPNITIPLGAATEVIAGEGQILTAGGVDTHIHWICPQQVETALMSGITTMIGGGTGPAAGTSATTVTPGPWHISTMLQAIDDLPMNIGLLGKGNLSLPDPIREQIRAGVVGLKLHEDWGSTPAAIDNCLSVADEFDVQVAIHTDTLNESGFLEETLAAFKNRTIHTYHTEGAGGGHAPDILKAIGQSNVLPSSTNPTRPYTINTIDEHLDMLMVCHHLDPAISEDVAFAESRIRRETIAAEDILQDLGAIAMMSSDSQAMGRVGEVVIRTWQTAHKMKVQRGALEGDNAAHDNNRVKRYIAKYTINPAITHGLSHEIGSVEEGKLADLVLWKPAFFGVKPSMIIKGGMIAAAPMGDINASIPTPQPVHYRPMFGANARGVHNTCITFLSQVAIDDGVHEKLELKKLISPCKHTRNISKADMKHNDYCPLMEVDPEIYEVRADGQLLTCEPADVLPMAQRYFLF, from the coding sequence ATGAAAATGTCACGCCGTGCCTATGCGGAAATGTTTGGTCCAACCGTTGGGGATCGTGTTCGTTTAGCCGACACAGAGCTTTTTATTGAAGTAGAACAAGATTTCACGACTTATGGTGAAGAAGTTAAATTCGGTGGCGGCAAAGTCATTCGTGATGGGATGGGGCAGTCACAACTTTTAGCCGAAGATGTTGCCGATACCGTCATTACCAATGCTTTAATTGTCGATTGGTGGGGCATTGTCAAAGCTGATGTGGGGCTGAAAAATGGTCGTATTTGGAAAATTGGCAAAGCAGGTAATCCCGATATTCAACCCAATATCACCATTCCTTTAGGGGCAGCGACCGAAGTCATTGCCGGCGAAGGGCAAATTTTAACAGCAGGCGGTGTCGATACCCATATTCATTGGATTTGTCCGCAGCAAGTTGAAACTGCACTGATGTCAGGCATCACGACCATGATTGGTGGGGGTACAGGTCCTGCGGCAGGTACATCAGCAACGACGGTTACACCGGGACCTTGGCATATCTCCACTATGCTACAAGCCATTGATGATTTACCCATGAATATTGGTTTACTCGGTAAAGGAAACTTAAGTTTGCCCGATCCGATTCGTGAACAGATTCGCGCGGGTGTGGTTGGTTTGAAATTACATGAGGATTGGGGTTCAACACCTGCAGCCATTGATAACTGTTTAAGTGTTGCAGATGAATTTGATGTTCAAGTTGCCATTCATACTGACACACTAAACGAAAGTGGCTTTCTAGAAGAAACTTTAGCGGCATTTAAAAATCGTACCATTCATACCTATCACACAGAGGGTGCAGGTGGTGGACATGCACCCGATATCTTAAAAGCGATTGGTCAATCCAACGTATTGCCATCTTCAACCAATCCAACCCGTCCTTATACCATCAACACCATTGATGAACATTTAGATATGCTGATGGTTTGTCACCATTTAGATCCTGCTATTTCGGAAGATGTGGCTTTTGCAGAAAGTCGAATTCGTCGTGAAACCATTGCTGCGGAAGATATTTTGCAAGATTTGGGTGCAATCGCGATGATGTCATCAGATTCGCAAGCGATGGGGCGTGTCGGTGAGGTCGTTATTCGAACGTGGCAGACGGCGCACAAAATGAAGGTTCAACGTGGTGCATTGGAAGGTGACAACGCTGCTCATGATAATAATCGCGTTAAACGCTATATTGCCAAATATACGATTAACCCTGCGATTACCCATGGTTTAAGCCATGAAATTGGTTCTGTCGAAGAAGGAAAATTAGCAGACTTAGTACTTTGGAAACCTGCTTTCTTTGGGGTAAAACCATCGATGATTATTAAAGGCGGAATGATTGCCGCTGCACCGATGGGTGATATTAATGCTTCTATTCCAACGCCTCAGCCTGTGCATTATCGTCCGATGTTTGGTGCGAATGCGCGTGGCGTGCATAACACCTGTATTACGTTCTTATCTCAAGTGGCTATTGATGATGGTGTCCATGAAAAGTTGGAGCTGAAAAAGCTCATTAGTCCATGTAAGCACACGCGTAATATCTCCAAAGCCGACATGAAGCACAATGATTATTGTCCTTTGATGGAAGTCGATCCTGAGATTTATGAAGTGCGTGCGGATGGCCAGTTATTGACGTGTGAACCTGCGGACGTGTTGCCAATGGCGCAAAGGTATTTTTTGTTTTAG
- a CDS encoding GNAT family N-acetyltransferase produces the protein MIRQATTQDLNQIVALIHPFIDDFAVDDEGREKFNLQMILQLIEHPDIHYFVYLQANEIVGVMAYREPAHIVHFFVKEIQQGQGIGRALWNHMQAVMDTVDTQIITVNSSCFAEKIYRKMGFESVSDVIEAHGLRFIQMQKNQMHEHKV, from the coding sequence ATGATTCGACAAGCAACTACACAGGATTTAAATCAAATTGTAGCGCTTATTCATCCATTTATTGATGACTTTGCTGTGGATGATGAAGGACGTGAAAAGTTTAATCTGCAAATGATTCTACAGCTTATAGAACATCCTGATATTCATTATTTTGTATATCTACAAGCAAATGAAATTGTGGGGGTGATGGCATATCGAGAACCTGCGCATATTGTCCATTTCTTTGTTAAAGAAATCCAACAAGGTCAGGGCATCGGTCGAGCACTGTGGAATCATATGCAGGCGGTTATGGACACAGTAGATACACAAATCATCACCGTGAATTCAAGCTGCTTTGCAGAGAAAATTTATAGAAAAATGGGCTTTGAATCGGTCAGTGATGTGATTGAAGCGCATGGTTTAAGATTTATTCAAATGCAAAAAAATCAAATGCATGAACACAAGGTATAG
- a CDS encoding flavin reductase family protein, whose product MTSLNTYKPEWVREDFIDFVAEKIHPTWAFKKVKAEIITIQAVSPDFFKIQLRPNQNFKAASFQAGQSIAVTLRIGGVRHQRHYSVVTILENGDVIIAVKQQGKVSRMLSALSVGVVVEISQPQGDFVLKSNARPMLFLASGSGITAIYSLLQKAVAQTNQDIDLIYFTRDDAFHAELKTLALVSPHFRYHHINTLEEKQYLTQALLKKLIADFTQCEIYACGSTGMMQSVEKIMRKFEMNDHYHSEFFQIVVDESLEAQPVQFLRSQQDFQAKSNLLESAEQAGLKPAHGCRMGICNTCSCTKVSGSVRNVLTGEIDHEENTPIKLCISQAISPVVINL is encoded by the coding sequence ATGACAAGTTTGAATACATATAAGCCTGAATGGGTACGCGAAGATTTCATCGATTTCGTTGCTGAAAAAATACATCCAACATGGGCATTTAAGAAAGTCAAAGCTGAAATCATAACAATTCAAGCCGTCAGCCCAGATTTCTTTAAAATTCAACTGCGCCCGAATCAAAATTTCAAAGCAGCCAGCTTTCAAGCAGGTCAAAGTATCGCTGTTACGCTGCGTATTGGTGGTGTTCGTCATCAACGTCATTATTCAGTCGTGACCATTTTAGAAAATGGCGATGTGATTATTGCGGTTAAACAACAAGGCAAAGTGTCGCGTATGTTAAGTGCATTATCAGTTGGTGTTGTCGTTGAAATATCGCAACCGCAAGGTGACTTTGTACTGAAATCAAATGCACGTCCGATGCTGTTTTTAGCCTCGGGCAGTGGGATCACGGCGATTTATTCTTTATTACAAAAAGCGGTGGCACAAACCAATCAAGATATTGATTTAATTTATTTTACACGGGATGATGCATTCCATGCAGAGTTAAAAACTTTAGCGTTGGTTTCACCGCATTTCCGTTATCATCATATTAATACGCTAGAAGAAAAGCAGTATTTAACCCAAGCGTTGCTCAAGAAACTCATTGCTGATTTCACGCAATGCGAAATCTATGCCTGTGGTTCAACAGGCATGATGCAAAGTGTTGAAAAGATCATGCGCAAATTTGAAATGAATGATCATTATCACAGTGAATTTTTCCAAATTGTGGTGGATGAATCGCTTGAAGCACAGCCCGTGCAATTTTTAAGATCTCAGCAAGATTTTCAAGCCAAAAGTAATTTGTTAGAAAGTGCAGAGCAAGCAGGATTAAAACCAGCGCATGGTTGTCGCATGGGCATTTGCAATACCTGTTCGTGTACGAAAGTCAGTGGTTCAGTCCGTAATGTGTTAACAGGTGAAATTGATCACGAAGAAAATACGCCGATTAAACTGTGTATTTCTCAAGCCATCAGTCCTGTTGTAATTAACTTATAA
- a CDS encoding DMT family transporter, translating to MPMSWILFTLMAAFMQAWRNAFQKQLSSTVDVWGVTLARFLFGFPLAFAYIEWLYHVQPVEGVVHFTPKYWMYIFIAGVSQILATVLMVQLFKQKNFAIGVGLAKSEAILAAIIGVIFLSDHLSFLAWIGVLIGGYAVFLLSKGNQVTGLSSKTLMIGIGSGLSFAITSLLVREASLELSNLPFMHRASWVLVSVIGFQCITMLLYLSLFSRKTLVAMWQRIGLTLKVSICSFMASLGWFTAMSMVSVPVVKTLGQIEILFSLIISAYFFKEKLARAEHWGLALVVIAAMLVIWA from the coding sequence ATGCCAATGAGTTGGATCTTGTTTACCTTAATGGCTGCATTTATGCAGGCATGGCGTAATGCATTTCAAAAACAACTAAGTTCAACTGTCGATGTCTGGGGCGTAACGCTAGCCCGATTCTTATTTGGTTTTCCGCTGGCATTTGCCTATATCGAATGGCTCTATCACGTACAACCTGTCGAAGGTGTGGTGCATTTCACCCCGAAGTATTGGATGTATATTTTCATTGCAGGGGTAAGCCAAATTTTAGCTACGGTATTGATGGTACAACTCTTTAAACAAAAGAACTTTGCCATTGGTGTTGGACTTGCCAAAAGTGAAGCCATTTTAGCTGCAATTATTGGTGTTATTTTTCTCTCCGATCATCTTTCCTTTTTAGCATGGATTGGTGTTTTGATCGGGGGTTACGCCGTATTTTTACTGAGTAAAGGCAATCAAGTTACAGGTTTATCAAGCAAAACATTAATGATCGGCATTGGGAGTGGCTTAAGTTTCGCCATTACCTCACTTTTGGTACGTGAAGCCAGTTTAGAGCTGAGCAATTTACCATTTATGCATCGTGCTTCATGGGTGTTGGTGTCCGTGATTGGTTTTCAATGCATAACCATGTTGCTTTATCTCAGTCTATTTAGCCGAAAAACCTTAGTCGCGATGTGGCAACGCATAGGACTGACGCTAAAGGTGAGCATCTGTAGCTTTATGGCATCACTTGGTTGGTTCACTGCCATGAGTATGGTCAGTGTGCCTGTAGTTAAAACCCTAGGTCAGATCGAAATTCTATTTAGCTTAATCATTTCCGCTTACTTCTTTAAAGAAAAATTAGCCCGCGCAGAGCATTGGGGTTTAGCCTTAGTGGTTATTGCTGCAATGTTAGTCATTTGGGCATAA
- the ureG gene encoding urease accessory protein UreG: MSERSPLRVGIGGPVGSGKTALTLNLCQALRHKYNMAVVTNDIYTKEDSNFLTRNEAMEPERIVGVETGGCPHTAIREDASINLAAIDDLCERFEGLELIIIESGGDNLAATFSPELSDLTLYVIDVGGGEKIPRKGGPGITKSDLLIINKTDLAPMVGANLDVMDQDAKRMRGDKPFLFSNMKTKDGLEQIIEFIEKQGLFKS; the protein is encoded by the coding sequence ATGTCAGAACGTAGTCCTTTACGCGTTGGAATTGGTGGTCCAGTGGGCTCAGGTAAAACTGCATTAACCCTGAACTTATGTCAGGCATTACGCCATAAATATAACATGGCAGTCGTGACCAATGATATTTATACCAAAGAAGACTCTAACTTTTTGACCCGCAATGAAGCCATGGAACCTGAGCGCATTGTGGGTGTAGAAACAGGTGGATGCCCACATACTGCAATTCGTGAAGATGCCTCGATTAATTTGGCTGCAATTGACGACTTATGTGAGCGCTTTGAAGGTTTAGAACTAATTATTATTGAAAGTGGTGGAGATAACTTGGCTGCGACCTTTAGCCCGGAGTTATCTGACTTAACCCTGTATGTCATTGATGTCGGTGGCGGTGAAAAGATTCCACGTAAAGGCGGACCGGGGATCACCAAATCAGATCTATTGATTATTAATAAAACGGATCTTGCTCCGATGGTGGGTGCCAACCTTGATGTCATGGATCAGGATGCCAAACGGATGCGTGGGGATAAACCTTTTTTATTCTCCAATATGAAAACAAAAGATGGGCTTGAGCAAATTATTGAATTTATTGAGAAACAAGGCTTATTTAAATCTTAA
- a CDS encoding fatty acid desaturase family protein, translating into MNMSIQLNPNSKSKFLTPEQTQELGEKIEAIRREVMDDLGEKDANYIYKIRDFVRYSEIASRGMLMFAGWLPPVWLLGTGLLGISKIVENMELGHNVMHGQFDWLNDPSLNGTTYDWDTIATGDDWKYTHNYIHHTYTNIVGMDHDVGYGLVRVSDAQKWEPRFLFNIPLGIQLMVFFEWYVGLQRLHLEDALVYKTKTWKQVWEEAAPLRKKMRRQVVKDYVFFPLIAGPNAIPVFAGNAVANVIRSLWASAVIFNGHFTEDAENFELDNVDNETRAEWYVRQIRGSSNFTGTTWLHILSGNLSHQIEHHLFPDMPANRYAEVAPKIKALCAEYGLNYNEASFMKQFSTVWVRLAECSLPNDWTAQVKDKVSTAKSLVQGLKAKFL; encoded by the coding sequence ATGAACATGAGTATCCAGTTAAATCCGAACAGTAAATCTAAATTTCTAACCCCAGAACAAACCCAAGAGCTGGGTGAAAAAATTGAAGCCATCCGTCGTGAAGTGATGGATGATCTAGGTGAAAAAGATGCGAATTATATTTATAAAATTCGTGATTTCGTTCGCTATAGTGAGATTGCATCGCGTGGGATGTTGATGTTCGCGGGTTGGTTGCCGCCAGTCTGGTTGTTAGGCACAGGCTTACTTGGTATTTCTAAAATTGTCGAAAATATGGAACTTGGTCACAACGTCATGCATGGACAATTTGACTGGTTAAATGATCCCTCATTAAATGGTACAACCTACGACTGGGATACAATTGCTACGGGTGATGATTGGAAATATACCCATAACTATATCCATCATACCTATACCAATATTGTGGGTATGGATCACGATGTTGGCTATGGTTTGGTACGTGTCAGCGATGCACAAAAATGGGAACCCCGTTTCCTATTTAATATTCCACTCGGCATTCAATTGATGGTGTTCTTTGAATGGTACGTCGGTCTACAACGTCTGCATTTAGAAGATGCTCTGGTCTATAAAACTAAAACATGGAAACAAGTTTGGGAAGAGGCTGCGCCATTACGCAAAAAAATGCGCCGTCAGGTGGTGAAAGATTATGTGTTTTTCCCACTGATTGCAGGACCAAACGCGATTCCTGTATTTGCTGGAAACGCCGTTGCCAATGTCATCCGCAGCCTTTGGGCATCTGCTGTGATCTTTAATGGTCATTTCACTGAAGATGCAGAAAACTTTGAACTTGATAATGTGGATAATGAAACACGTGCTGAATGGTATGTCCGTCAGATTCGTGGTTCAAGTAACTTTACTGGAACAACATGGTTGCATATTTTAAGTGGTAATTTGAGCCATCAAATAGAACATCATTTGTTCCCTGATATGCCTGCCAACCGTTATGCAGAAGTTGCGCCTAAAATTAAAGCACTGTGTGCTGAATATGGACTGAATTATAACGAAGCAAGTTTTATGAAACAGTTCTCGACAGTCTGGGTGCGCTTAGCAGAATGTTCATTGCCAAATGATTGGACAGCACAGGTAAAAGACAAAGTTTCAACAGCG
- the ureE gene encoding urease accessory protein UreE yields the protein MKIYTQRLDQIDSQLPIDSIELNFDTRQKSRFRATLKNGNDIGADLPRTGILRGGSFIATEYGDILRVDAKAEQLMQVTSDDSFELLKAAYHLGNRHVPLMLTPTALYFEPDHVLAEMVEGLGLQVKSILHPFEPESGAYAQHQHEHRLSPIKVLHHVSH from the coding sequence ATGAAAATTTATACACAACGCTTAGATCAAATTGATAGCCAATTACCGATCGATTCAATTGAACTCAACTTCGATACACGACAAAAAAGCCGTTTTCGTGCCACTTTAAAAAATGGCAATGATATTGGTGCAGATTTACCACGTACTGGTATTTTGCGAGGTGGTTCATTTATTGCTACAGAGTATGGCGATATTTTAAGAGTTGATGCAAAAGCGGAGCAGTTGATGCAAGTGACCAGTGATGATTCATTTGAGTTACTTAAAGCCGCTTATCACTTAGGTAATCGACATGTACCTCTCATGCTTACTCCCACAGCACTTTATTTTGAGCCTGATCATGTCTTGGCTGAAATGGTGGAAGGTTTAGGGCTTCAAGTTAAATCGATTTTACATCCTTTTGAGCCTGAAAGTGGTGCTTATGCGCAGCATCAACATGAGCATCGTTTAAGTCCAATTAAAGTGTTGCATCATGTCAGCCATTAA
- a CDS encoding urease accessory protein UreF encodes MSAIKAAQLLNLLMLSSTALPVGAYCYSQGVESAIDRGMIHDEASSIEYFNEVLELLLVRFELPILKRLMQNFADDDAFFYWATLYRASRESAELLAESQQLAFSLNAWIRDVLKQPVKVKKQLGYVPVYAQLCGELNLNVDEVLTAYAFAVLENQVLAAVKTVPLGQMSGQRILWHLHQVIPTAIEKALALKDDELSSALPHYAMLSMQHETQYSRLFRS; translated from the coding sequence ATGTCAGCCATTAAAGCCGCTCAGCTTTTAAATTTACTTATGCTGTCATCAACTGCTTTACCTGTCGGCGCATATTGTTATTCGCAAGGGGTAGAAAGCGCCATTGATCGCGGCATGATTCATGATGAAGCATCGAGTATCGAATACTTTAATGAAGTACTTGAATTGCTGCTGGTACGCTTCGAACTGCCGATTTTAAAACGGCTCATGCAAAACTTTGCTGATGATGACGCATTTTTTTACTGGGCAACCCTGTATAGAGCCAGTCGTGAAAGTGCAGAACTTTTAGCGGAATCACAACAATTGGCATTTTCTTTAAATGCTTGGATTCGCGATGTGCTGAAGCAACCAGTCAAAGTCAAAAAGCAACTGGGTTATGTCCCTGTCTATGCACAGCTTTGCGGTGAATTGAATCTCAATGTTGATGAAGTACTGACCGCATATGCATTCGCGGTGCTTGAAAATCAAGTGCTTGCGGCAGTTAAAACTGTTCCACTTGGACAAATGAGTGGACAGCGGATTTTATGGCATTTACATCAAGTGATTCCGACCGCTATCGAAAAAGCCTTGGCACTTAAAGACGATGAACTCAGCAGTGCATTACCTCATTACGCCATGCTCAGTATGCAGCATGAAACACAATATTCACGCTTATTTAGATCTTAA
- the ureA gene encoding urease subunit gamma, whose translation MELNPTEKDKMLIFTAGLVAERRKARGLKLNYPEAIAFISAALLEGARDGMSVSELMHYGTTLLKREDVMDGIPEMIAEVQVEATFPDGSKLVTVHQPIV comes from the coding sequence ATGGAACTCAATCCCACTGAAAAAGACAAAATGTTAATTTTTACCGCAGGACTGGTGGCGGAGCGTCGTAAAGCACGTGGCTTAAAGCTGAATTATCCTGAAGCCATTGCTTTTATTTCTGCAGCATTGCTCGAAGGCGCACGTGATGGCATGTCTGTAAGTGAATTAATGCATTACGGTACGACCTTGTTAAAACGTGAAGATGTCATGGACGGAATTCCTGAAATGATTGCTGAAGTTCAAGTCGAAGCGACATTTCCAGATGGTTCCAAACTCGTCACTGTGCATCAGCCAATTGTATAG